In Paracoccus sp. SCSIO 75233, the genomic window GGTGCCGAAGGGCGATCCTCCAGCGCTTCCGGCCCACCTTCCCGGTAGCGGTCATACCAGCGGTAGAAGGTCCGGCGGGCAATGCCGAGCTGGTCCAGCGTCCGCCTGGCCGGCAGGTGCGACTGCTCGACGATACGGATGATCTCCAGCTTCTCGGATGCGGGATACCTCATTCGTCGTCGCCCCCATCCGCGATCATGCTTTTTTTAAGCAAGCGGTTTTCCAGCGTCAGGTCCGCCACGCACTCCTTCAGCGCACGGGCTTCGCGGCGCAAGTCCTGCACGTCACCGGAGGTCGCCGCACGGGCGGTGTCCCCGGCCAGGCGGCGTTTGCCGGCTTCCATGAACTCCTTGGACCAGCTGTAGTACAGACTCTGCGCGATGCCCTCTTTGCGGCACAACTCGGCGATACTGTCGTCACCGCGAAGACCTTCAAGCACGATGCGGATCTTGTCTTCGGCCGAGAAGTGGCGGCGGGTCTGACGCCGGATGTCCTTGACCACCCGATCTGCAGGGGGCTTGGTCGGCGATTTTGAATTGGAGGATTTGGGCTTCATCTTCGTTCCTTCGTCACTACGACGAAGCCCAAATCCTCCTTAAATCACAACCTCAAATCTGTGCCATAGCCGCTGACGGGGGACAGTCACCACATCGCCCCCGCAATGGGTGAAAACGGTGTCCAGATGCATCGCCGCGCGCGAACTGGGCATCTGGCAGGCGATCACCCGCGTCACGTCGCCACCCTCGAACAGCGCCTCGGCCAGTTGGCCCACCGCCTGCGGGGTCGATCGTTCGCCCATGCCGACCATGACGACACCGTGCCCGATTGGCATGATGTCGCCGCCTTCCAGCGTGGCCGTCCCGAATTCCCGCGTCGGATCGCCGAACCAGACCCGCACTCGATCCGCGAATGTCGGATAAAACCGGTAGACTGCTGCCATCAGCAGCGTTTCGGGCCGCCGTGCCGCGAAATGCATCGGGTTCAGGCTCACGCCGCCATAAACCCAGGCTGAATTGTCGCGGGTAAAGATGAAATTTGGCAGCGGCGGCAGCACGAAACCGTGGGGGCCAAGGTAGCTGCCGAACATGCCGGAGGGCGTGAAAGGCAGATCGTCCACCCGGATGCCGCCGACCAGCAAACGGGCCAGTTCCGTGCCGGGCAGACCCTCCATCCAGGCACGCAAGTCGTCCCGCATCCCCACGCCGACGTCATTGCGGGTGATGCGGTGGTCGAGAACCCAGGCGCGCGCGTCGGAAATGTCCAGCGTCTCGCCCAGCAGCGCCATCGCATCCAACACCTCGACCCCTTCGCCGCGCATGACATCGGCAAAGACGGCGTGATCCTTGATCGCCTGTTTGACCCAGAACACATCGTCGAACAGCAGGTCTTCGCGGTTGTCCGGTGTCAGACGGCGATGCGCCAGGCCGGGTGGCGATACGATCACCTGCCGCAATGTACCGGCTTCGGAATGAACGCCCAATTTTGGTTCAGACATCTGGAATGCCTCCTTCTTTCTAATCAGAGAATGGCGGCCAGGCTGATCCCGGCCGAGATGAAGACGACGAGGATCAGCAGCAGGGGCCAGACGAAGACGACCCAGCGGTCGAACGACACGCGCCCGATGGCCAGACCGCCGATCACAACCGCAGAGGTGGGCGTGATCAGATTCACGAGCCCGCTCGCCGATTGATAGGCCGTCACCACGAGGTCACGGCCGACCCCCGCGAAATCCCCCAACGGGGCAAAGATCGGCATCGACAGGACGGCCAGGCCGGACGACGACGGCACGAGAAAGCTCATCCCGATCTCGATCCAAAGCATCAGGTTGATGAACGCGACTTCCGGCAGGCCGCCGAGGGTATCGGCGGCACTATTCAGGATCGTGTCGGCAATCAGGCCCTGCTCCATGATCACCACGATGCCGCGCGCCAGACCGATCACCAGCGCAACTCCCAGAAGATCCTTCGCTCCGTCGACAAAGGACGACGTCAGCTTCTTTTCGCCCATCCGTGCGACCAGCCCGACGACGATGGCCATGCCGAAGAACAGCGCGCCCATCCGAGCCATCCACCATCCCTGGCTCGAGACATCCCAAATCATTACCGCAAAGGTCGTAAAAAACAGGATCAGGACCAGCTTCTGAGTTCCGCTCAGCTTCGGCTCCTCGAACGTTGCATCCGTCTCGTTCAGAAAAAACTGCCGGTCGCTGTCGCGTTGCGCAGCGACGACGGACCGGGCCGGGTCGGCCTTAACCTTCGAGGCATAGCGCATGACGTAGGCCACGCAGATCGCGAGGCCTCCCAACAGAAGGACCAGCCGCAGCGCAATACCATCCGTGAACGGGATGCCTGCCGCGTTAGACGCGATTACCGTGGCGAAGGGGTTGATTGTCGATCCCAGCGTGCCGATCCCGGCACCGATCAGGATGATCGCCACGCCGGTCACGGAATCGTAGCCCGCCGCGATCACCACCGGGATCAGAAGCGCGTAAAAGGCCAGCGTTTCCTCGGCCATGCCATAGGTCGTGCCGCCCAGGGCAAAGAGCGACATCAGGATCGGGATCATCCAGATCTCGCGCCCCTTCAGCCGCACCATCGCCGTCTGGATGCCGGTGTCGATGGCATTCGTGGCATTCACCACGCCCAGAAAGCCGCCCAAAAGCAGTACGAACAGCGCCACGTCGATGGCATTTGCGGCATAGCTGTCGGGATCATAAAACCCCGCCACCGGTGCCAGCATGACGTCGATGACCCCCTGCGGATTGGGCTCGACCGTTTGATACGTACCCGGCACGGCGATCTCGCGCCCGACCTCTTCGTTCATGGCGCGGTCATATTGGCCCGCAGGGATAATCCAGGTCAGCGCCGCGACAACGATGATCAGGCCGAACAGGATGGAATACGCGGTGGGAAACCGCGCCGCCATGCCCTTCCCGTCCGGTGTCTTGGTCGATGATGTGTCAGACATCTCAAGTCCCCCTTATTCAATGTGATTTCTGCGAGTGTCCGGCGTGAAGCGGCACCTGGCCTGCCTGCGCATCGCCCTGACCGCCGCCGCTGGCGGACCCACTCTTGCCCGCACCAATACCTTCCAGCCGCGTTCGTTTCAGCAGCAGCGCGTTGACCGCCACCAGCGCGGAGCTGCCCGACATGGCAAGTGCTGCCACGGCGGGGCTGATGATCAACGGATAAAACACCCCTGCCGCCATCGGAAAGGCGACCACGTTATAAGCCACGGCCCAGAACAGGTTCTGGTGCATCTTGCGCAAGGTGGCGCGCGACAACTCGATGGCCCCCACGACATCGTAGGGATCGCTTTTCATCAGCACGACATCGGCGCTTTCCATCGCCACGTCGGTGCCCGCACCGATGGCAAATCCGACATCGGCCTGGGTCAACGCGGGTGCGTCGTTGACACCGTCACCGACCATGCCGACCTTCTTACCCTGGGCCTGAAGCTCTTTGACCTTCTCGGCCTTTTGGCCCGGAAGAACATCTGCCAGCACAATGTCGATGCCCAGCTCGCCCGCGATCCGCCTTGCGGTACCTTCGTTGTCGCCGGTCAGCATCGCCACCTCGACGCCGCGTGCGCGCAGCTTGACCACGGTGGCCTTGGCGCTCGGACGCGGCGCATCAGCGATGGCGATCAGGCCCAGCATCCGTCCGCCCTGCGCCACATGCACAACCGTGCGGCCCTCGCCCTTCAGGCGCTCGGCCTCCGCCGTCAGGGTGCCGACGTCGATACCCTCCTCGTCCATCAGGCGCCGATTGCCGACCAGCACGGTCTTGCCTGCGACTTCGGCGCGCGCGCCGCGGCCTTCGAGGTTGAGAAACTCGGCCATCTGCGGGACGTCGAGGTCCGCCGCGCGTTCGACAATGGCGAGCGCCAGCGGGTGGTCCGAGCCGCGATCGACGGCCGCCGCAGCCCGCAGCGCGTCATCCTCCGCGCCGCCTTCGGCGGCAACGACCTCGACCACGCGCGGTTCGCCCATGGTCAACGTGCCGGTCTTGTCGAAGACGATCACGTCAAGCTTGGTCGCGTCTTCCAGCGCACCGGCATTCTTGAACAGGATACCGTGCTGCGCCCCTAACCCTGTGCCCACCATCACCGCCATCGGCGTAGCAAGCCCAAGCGCGTCCGGGCAGGCGATGACGAAGACGGTGATCGTCAGCGTCAGCGCGAACAAAAGCGGAGAGCCGATCCACCAGAACCAGACCGCGAAGGTTGCAAGTCCGATCACGACGGCGATCAGCACCAGCCATTGTGAGGCTTTGTCGGCCAGAAGCTGGGCGGGTGCCTTGGAGTTCTGCGCCTCCTGCACCAGCTTGACGATCTGCGCCAGCGCGGTGTCGGCCCCGACCTTGGTGGCGCGGTACCGGAAACTGCCGCTCTTGTTGATGGTGGCGCCGATCACGGTGTCGCCGACGGCCTTGTTGACCGGCATGGATTCGCCTGTCAGCATGGATTCGTCGACCAGCGACGCGCCTTCGACAACCTCGCCATCCACCGGGATCTTGTTGCCGGGCCGGATCAGCACGATCTCGCCCTCAAGTACTTCGGAGGTAGGCACCTCAACGTCTTGCCCATCGCGGATAACGGTCGCCATCGGCGGTGCAAGATCGAGCAGTGCGCGGATTGCAGCGGACGCCCCGGCCCGCGCGCGCATCTCCAGCCAGTGACCCAACAGGATGAACACCAGCAGCACCGCCACCGCCTCGTAGAATTGCACGCCCGGAAAGAAGAAGGTAGACCCGACGCTGAACACATAACCGGTGCCAACCGACAGCACGACCAGGACCGCCATGTTCAGGATGCCGTTGCGCAGGGCGCGCCAGGCGGCGACGAAGAACGGCCAGCTTGGCCAGATAATCGCGGCACTACCCAGGAAGAACAGCCACAGATCCAGTTCCAGCCCGAAGGGCGGCGCGGGTGGCGTGAACAGGCCACCCATCGGCGAATAAGTGAAGATCGGGATGGTGAACAGCAGCGCCACCCAGAAGCGGTTGCGCATGTCGCGGACCATGCTGGCCATGTCCATACCACCGCCGTGGCCCATCTCGTGCGCCATCGCGTCGTGGCCAGCCGGGGCCTCCGCGCCAGACATTTGATGGTCGGCGTGGCAGACATGGTTCGGAACCCGCTCCCCGGCGCAGTGGAATCCGCAGGCCTCAACCGTGTTGCGCAGCTCTTCCTCGCCCACTGCCGTCTCGTCGTATTGGACTGTCACGCTTTCCGATGCCGGGTTCGCTTCGGCTCTGTGCACTCCGTCGAGAGCTGACAAATGGCGTTCGACCGCGAGATGATCGAGTTCCTCGAACAGCCCGCGGACCTCAAGGGTCAATGATTTCATGTTGGCTCCTGTCCACTTTCCTTGCGATCGAGAACGACCGTTTAGGTAAATAGACGTTGCCCACTCTCTGACGTTACAACGTTGGTTGGCAAAAATCGTTACGGTTTGATTTTTTGGCGTGTTCCACCTTCTCGAGTAAGTGACCGAGATACGTCAGTTACAATTCATTTCGTAACGATATCCCTCGTTCAGCGTCTATTTCGATGCAGGGTTTAAGCGAACATGCGGCTGCTGTATGCGTTTTTCGAACATGAAGGCTGAACATTGACGGATTTCACGAAACCAGTCGGCAAGACGCACAAATCCTTTGCCCTCGTGTTAAGTGGTGGCGGGGCGAGAGGCCTGTCACACGCCGGTGTCCTACGCGCCCTCGTCGCAAGGGGCTATACCCCGAGCGCGATCGTAGGGGTGTCCATGGGTGCGGTCGTCGGCACCACATACGCCATGAACGACGATTGGTTCGACGCATTGGTCGCCATGGACACCAGCGGGTTTCCGGCAACCCCGGACTTTCGCTTGCCAGGTCTAACCGCTCGGATGAAAGGCCTTCGAACCGCTTTGCTTGCCGCGCGGGACATGTACTTCGGCTGGGGAGTTGGAGCGCCTACCGAGACATGGGGCCGCAGCGTCCTGTCAAGTCTGACGCAAGGTAAAAATCTTGAGAATGGTCGCATCCCGATCTTTGTCTGCGCGACGGATATGCTGACCGGGAAACGTGTGGTTTTCGGCAAGGGGAATGCCACAGATTACATCAATGCAAGCGCGGCGCTCGCCGGAATATTGCCACCCCTGGTCGATGGACCGCATGTGCTGATGGACGGGGCTTACGCAGACATAGCGCCGGTCGACGTTGCGAGGGCTACAAGTGCCGAGATCGTGATCGCCGTCGACCCAAGCCAGCGCGAAAACACCATTGGCCCGAAAAACGGGATGCAGGCGATGCTGCGATCCATAGAAGTCTGCCAGTATGAACATGCACGGTTGCGGTTCGCGCAGGCGGATCTGGTGATCCGGCCTGAATTCGGACGGTCGATCGGCACACTTGAATTCGGTCTAAAGCGCCACTGTATCGCGGCTGGGGCCGTGGCCACCCGCCGCGCTTATGGTGATATCGAGACGCTGCTTAATCCCGGGAATGCGGAGCGAATGGCCGAGCCGCTGGCAGGCTAGGATAGCAAGATCACCACTTTGACCGACTGGCACAAAACCGCGCCTTAAGTCAGCCGGGAAACACTCCCGCAAATAGCCCCATCAGCGCCGTGACCAGCGCGGTCGCCCAGAGAACGACCAACAGCGGCGGCGCCATATCAGTCCGGCCCGCATCGCCCTCGCGCGCCTGATACATCGACACCACTATGCGCAGATAGACCGCCAGCGCCAGCACACTGTTGAGGATGCCGATCACCGCCAGCCACAGATAGCCGGTCTCGATCGCGGCGCCGAACAGCAGCACCTTGCCGACAAAGCCGAAGAGCGGCGGAATGCCGGTGAGCGACAGCAGGAACACGACCATCGCCACGCCGACCACCGGTCGCGCGCGGCCGAACCCCTTGAAATCGTCCAGATTGCGGCCCGCGATCATTATGACTGCAAAGGCTCCCAGGTTCATCGCCACATAGGCCGCACCAAACACGATTACCGAAGGCAGGGCCAGCGCGCTGGTACCGAGCGCCACGATCCCCATCATGAAATAGCCCGCCTGCGCAACCGAAGAATAGGCCAGCAGCCGCACGGCATTGGTCTGCACCAGAGCCGCCAGATAGCCGAGTGTCATCGTCACTGCCGCGATCAGCGCGACGACGAACGGCCAGCCGGTGGCTACCGGCAGATCGCGCAGCACCTGCGCAAAGGCGAAGATCGCGGCAACCTTGGTGATGACCGACAGGAACGCCGCGACCGAGACCGGCGCGCCGTCATAGGCGTCCGGTGCCCAGAACTGGAACGGCACCAGCGCCGCCTTGTAGCCCAGCCCGATCAGCACCGCGACCAGCCCCGCCAGCGCGATCAGCGGCTTGCCATCGAGCGCCCCGAGCTCGGAAAAGAGCGTCGACCCGGCCCCACCGAACCAGAAGGTCAGCCCGTAGATCATCACCGATCCGGTGACGGCGCCGAACACCAGATATTTCATCGCCGCCTCGGTCGCGGCATCGTTGCGCGGCCAGGCCACCATCGCGAAGGAGCCGAGGCCCGTCAGGACCACGCCCAGGACCAGCAGCATCATGTCGCCACCGCCCGCCAGCATCAGCGCCCCCAGCGTCACCAGGCACAGCAGCACATAAACGCTGCCCTCGCGGTCCTTCCCGGCGATCTCGGCCCGCGTCATCAAAAGCGCCAGCGCGGTGCCCGGCAGCAAGATCAACTTGGCCCAGCCGGACAGCAGATCGACGCGGTAGGTGCCGCCAAAGACGCTGGTGTCGGCCTCCAGCAGCGGAAGGGTCAGCGCGGTGGACAGACCCAGCCCGATCAGCCCGAACGCCAACGCCAGACGGGGCGCGCGCAGCATCTCGGCCACCAGCATCAGCACGACAGTGGAGGCCAGCATCAGCTCGGGAAACAGAAAGGACAGGTCGCGCGCCATTAGAATTGCAGTGCCCGCATCGTCGCGTCGATCATGCCCAGCAACCAGGACGGCGCGACCCCGATAAGGATGATGAGGATGAGCAGCGGCACGACGGCCTGCATCTCGCCGCGGTCCAGATCGGGCATCGCCGCCCATTTCTCGTTCGGCTCGCCCAGAAATACCGCCGCGATCGCGCGCAGGTAAAGCCCCGCCGTCACCACAATGGCGATAATCGCCACGATGGCCCAGGGCTGAGCATTCAGCGTGGCCAGGAAGATCTGAAATTCAGCCGGGAAATGCGCCAACCCCGGCAGCCCGAGCGAGGCAAAGGCCGACAGCACGAAGGCCCAGCCCAGCCATGGCACCTGCCCCAGCAGCCCGCCGAACGCGGTCATCTCGCGTTCGTGGGCGCGCGACTGCAACATGCCGACGAGAAAGAACAACGCCCCGGTGACGACGCCGTGGCTGACCATCTGCAAGGTCGCACCATTGAGCGCGACCGCCCGCAAGTCAGGGTCCAGCGTCAGCGCCGCCACCGCGACGCCGATCACCACATAGCCCATGTGGTTCACCGACGTATAGGCGATCATCTTCTTCAGATCTGACTGCGCCAGCGCCACGAAGGCACCGTAAAGGGCGCTGAATACGCCAAAGGCCAGCACCACCTGACCGGCCTGCGCAAAGGCGTCGGGCGTCATCTGTAAGGCGAAACGCACAAGGCCGTATGTGCCGAATTTCAGCATCACCCCGGCGAGGATCACGCTGCCCACGGTCGGGGCCTGCACGTGGGCCGCGGGCAGCCAAGTATGCACTGGAAAGGACGGGATCTTGACCGCGAAGGTGAACAGCATCGCGATCAGCGCCAGCATCGCCGCCAGCCCAGTCAGTGGCGGCGCCTCGATCCACAGCCGCATGTCAAAACTTCCCGTGGCCAGATACAGCCCGATGATCGCCAGCAACAGCGGCAGCGAGCCTAGCAGCGTGTAGATGAAGAACATCAGCCCGGCGCGCTGGCGT contains:
- a CDS encoding NADH-quinone oxidoreductase subunit N encodes the protein MARDLSFLFPELMLASTVVLMLVAEMLRAPRLALAFGLIGLGLSTALTLPLLEADTSVFGGTYRVDLLSGWAKLILLPGTALALLMTRAEIAGKDREGSVYVLLCLVTLGALMLAGGGDMMLLVLGVVLTGLGSFAMVAWPRNDAATEAAMKYLVFGAVTGSVMIYGLTFWFGGAGSTLFSELGALDGKPLIALAGLVAVLIGLGYKAALVPFQFWAPDAYDGAPVSVAAFLSVITKVAAIFAFAQVLRDLPVATGWPFVVALIAAVTMTLGYLAALVQTNAVRLLAYSSVAQAGYFMMGIVALGTSALALPSVIVFGAAYVAMNLGAFAVIMIAGRNLDDFKGFGRARPVVGVAMVVFLLSLTGIPPLFGFVGKVLLFGAAIETGYLWLAVIGILNSVLALAVYLRIVVSMYQAREGDAGRTDMAPPLLVVLWATALVTALMGLFAGVFPG
- a CDS encoding patatin-like phospholipase family protein, translating into MLSGGGARGLSHAGVLRALVARGYTPSAIVGVSMGAVVGTTYAMNDDWFDALVAMDTSGFPATPDFRLPGLTARMKGLRTALLAARDMYFGWGVGAPTETWGRSVLSSLTQGKNLENGRIPIFVCATDMLTGKRVVFGKGNATDYINASAALAGILPPLVDGPHVLMDGAYADIAPVDVARATSAEIVIAVDPSQRENTIGPKNGMQAMLRSIEVCQYEHARLRFAQADLVIRPEFGRSIGTLEFGLKRHCIAAGAVATRRAYGDIETLLNPGNAERMAEPLAG
- a CDS encoding YfcC family protein; this encodes MSDTSSTKTPDGKGMAARFPTAYSILFGLIIVVAALTWIIPAGQYDRAMNEEVGREIAVPGTYQTVEPNPQGVIDVMLAPVAGFYDPDSYAANAIDVALFVLLLGGFLGVVNATNAIDTGIQTAMVRLKGREIWMIPILMSLFALGGTTYGMAEETLAFYALLIPVVIAAGYDSVTGVAIILIGAGIGTLGSTINPFATVIASNAAGIPFTDGIALRLVLLLGGLAICVAYVMRYASKVKADPARSVVAAQRDSDRQFFLNETDATFEEPKLSGTQKLVLILFFTTFAVMIWDVSSQGWWMARMGALFFGMAIVVGLVARMGEKKLTSSFVDGAKDLLGVALVIGLARGIVVIMEQGLIADTILNSAADTLGGLPEVAFINLMLWIEIGMSFLVPSSSGLAVLSMPIFAPLGDFAGVGRDLVVTAYQSASGLVNLITPTSAVVIGGLAIGRVSFDRWVVFVWPLLLILVVFISAGISLAAIL
- a CDS encoding cation-translocating P-type ATPase — encoded protein: MKSLTLEVRGLFEELDHLAVERHLSALDGVHRAEANPASESVTVQYDETAVGEEELRNTVEACGFHCAGERVPNHVCHADHQMSGAEAPAGHDAMAHEMGHGGGMDMASMVRDMRNRFWVALLFTIPIFTYSPMGGLFTPPAPPFGLELDLWLFFLGSAAIIWPSWPFFVAAWRALRNGILNMAVLVVLSVGTGYVFSVGSTFFFPGVQFYEAVAVLLVFILLGHWLEMRARAGASAAIRALLDLAPPMATVIRDGQDVEVPTSEVLEGEIVLIRPGNKIPVDGEVVEGASLVDESMLTGESMPVNKAVGDTVIGATINKSGSFRYRATKVGADTALAQIVKLVQEAQNSKAPAQLLADKASQWLVLIAVVIGLATFAVWFWWIGSPLLFALTLTITVFVIACPDALGLATPMAVMVGTGLGAQHGILFKNAGALEDATKLDVIVFDKTGTLTMGEPRVVEVVAAEGGAEDDALRAAAAVDRGSDHPLALAIVERAADLDVPQMAEFLNLEGRGARAEVAGKTVLVGNRRLMDEEGIDVGTLTAEAERLKGEGRTVVHVAQGGRMLGLIAIADAPRPSAKATVVKLRARGVEVAMLTGDNEGTARRIAGELGIDIVLADVLPGQKAEKVKELQAQGKKVGMVGDGVNDAPALTQADVGFAIGAGTDVAMESADVVLMKSDPYDVVGAIELSRATLRKMHQNLFWAVAYNVVAFPMAAGVFYPLIISPAVAALAMSGSSALVAVNALLLKRTRLEGIGAGKSGSASGGGQGDAQAGQVPLHAGHSQKSH
- a CDS encoding NuoM family protein — translated: MPLLSISVFLPLLGGVLLMALPNKSARIAHGVSIATTGLTFVVTLAIWARGTLPGGFAQVEEIAWIPAIGAAYRLGIDGLSLPLILLTSLLFFLSAIYAARITDRPAVFVALMLMLETASIGTFAALDALLFYVFFEVSLVGMYFMIVGWGYEERQRAGLMFFIYTLLGSLPLLLAIIGLYLATGSFDMRLWIEAPPLTGLAAMLALIAMLFTFAVKIPSFPVHTWLPAAHVQAPTVGSVILAGVMLKFGTYGLVRFALQMTPDAFAQAGQVVLAFGVFSALYGAFVALAQSDLKKMIAYTSVNHMGYVVIGVAVAALTLDPDLRAVALNGATLQMVSHGVVTGALFFLVGMLQSRAHEREMTAFGGLLGQVPWLGWAFVLSAFASLGLPGLAHFPAEFQIFLATLNAQPWAIVAIIAIVVTAGLYLRAIAAVFLGEPNEKWAAMPDLDRGEMQAVVPLLILIILIGVAPSWLLGMIDATMRALQF